The following coding sequences are from one Limnobacter sp. SAORIC-580 window:
- a CDS encoding ABC transporter substrate-binding protein, whose protein sequence is MIQLPERIVCLTEETTEWLYLLGEEHRIVGISGYTVRPRKARLEKPKVSAFLTAKIDQILALNPDCVFGFSDLQADIASALIRHGVQVTVFNQRSVPEIFSMMYQVAAMVGAAEKGLQLIAEIQAQVEGIRAQASLWPVRPKVYFEEWDEPPISAIQWVSELIGIAGGDDCFPELATQSLGKNRIIADSSEIVRRNPDIIIGSWCGKKFRPETVAARAGWGNVSAVKHQQIFEVKSPLILQPGPAALTDGLAALHEIIRQWQIFQRKNGL, encoded by the coding sequence ATGATCCAACTGCCCGAACGCATTGTTTGCCTCACCGAGGAAACCACCGAGTGGCTTTACCTGCTGGGTGAAGAACACCGGATTGTAGGTATTTCTGGCTACACTGTGCGCCCACGCAAAGCCCGCCTTGAAAAACCCAAGGTGAGTGCATTTTTGACTGCCAAGATTGATCAAATTTTGGCTTTGAACCCGGATTGCGTGTTTGGTTTTTCTGATTTGCAGGCCGACATTGCCAGTGCCTTGATTCGCCATGGCGTGCAGGTGACGGTGTTCAACCAACGTTCGGTGCCCGAGATATTCAGCATGATGTACCAGGTGGCCGCCATGGTGGGTGCGGCGGAAAAGGGCCTGCAACTGATTGCTGAAATTCAGGCGCAAGTGGAAGGCATACGCGCTCAAGCCAGCCTATGGCCTGTGCGCCCCAAGGTGTATTTTGAAGAATGGGACGAGCCGCCGATCAGCGCCATTCAATGGGTGAGCGAGCTGATTGGTATTGCCGGGGGCGACGATTGCTTTCCCGAGCTTGCCACGCAAAGCCTGGGCAAGAACCGTATTATTGCCGACAGCAGTGAAATTGTTCGCCGCAATCCTGACATCATTATTGGCTCTTGGTGCGGCAAAAAATTTCGCCCGGAAACCGTGGCGGCACGGGCAGGGTGGGGCAATGTGAGTGCAGTGAAGCACCAGCAAATTTTCGAGGTTAAATCGCCCTTGATTTTGCAGCCTGGGCCCGCAGCATTGACCGACGGCCTTGCTGCATTGCATGAAATTATTCGCCAGTGGCAAATTTTTCAGCGCAAGAATGGCTTGTAA
- a CDS encoding recombination-associated protein RdgC, translating into MWFKNLFIFRLTKWEETPESLEDKLAKQALQACGGMDLQTRGWVAPKAEGEPFVHRSGQQLLISLGLEKKLLPSTVINQFTKARAAEIEEREGYKPGRKQMKEIKEAVTDELLPRAFAIRSRINAWIDPQGKWLVIDAASPAKADELVGMLMKSVEGVAMALVKTKISPTVAMTAWLAENDNPPPFTVDQDCELKSRGEQAATVRYVKHSLESEEIAKHIKGGKDVTKLAMTWADKVSFVLHENLQVKRVAPLDVIKEQAALSADDDAFDSDFALMTGELRKLIPGLINVLGGELTGAN; encoded by the coding sequence ATGTGGTTTAAAAACCTGTTCATCTTTCGCCTTACCAAATGGGAAGAAACCCCCGAGTCGCTGGAAGACAAACTGGCCAAACAAGCCCTGCAAGCCTGCGGTGGCATGGACTTGCAAACGCGCGGTTGGGTGGCCCCAAAGGCCGAGGGCGAACCCTTTGTGCACCGAAGCGGCCAGCAGTTGCTGATTTCATTGGGCTTGGAGAAAAAGCTGTTGCCCAGCACGGTGATCAATCAATTCACCAAAGCGCGCGCAGCGGAAATTGAAGAACGCGAAGGCTACAAGCCCGGCCGCAAGCAGATGAAGGAAATCAAGGAAGCCGTGACCGACGAATTGTTGCCACGGGCTTTTGCCATTCGCAGCCGAATCAATGCATGGATAGACCCGCAGGGCAAGTGGCTGGTGATTGACGCTGCAAGCCCGGCCAAGGCCGATGAACTGGTCGGCATGCTGATGAAAAGCGTGGAAGGCGTGGCCATGGCTTTGGTCAAAACCAAAATATCGCCCACCGTGGCCATGACCGCCTGGCTGGCCGAGAACGACAACCCGCCCCCTTTTACCGTGGACCAGGACTGCGAGCTGAAAAGCCGTGGTGAACAGGCCGCCACTGTGCGCTATGTGAAGCACTCGCTGGAGTCTGAGGAAATTGCAAAGCACATCAAAGGTGGCAAGGACGTGACCAAACTGGCCATGACCTGGGCTGACAAAGTTTCCTTTGTGCTGCATGAAAACCTGCAGGTGAAACGGGTTGCGCCTTTGGATGTGATTAAGGAACAGGCCGCCCTCAGTGCCGACGACGACGCATTTGACTCCGACTTCGCCCTGATGACCGGTGAACTGCGCAAACTGATTCCTGGTTTGATCAATGTACTGGGTGGCGAGCTGACTGGCGCGAATTAA